The Candidatus Aegiribacteria sp. genome includes a window with the following:
- a CDS encoding T9SS type A sorting domain-containing protein, whose protein sequence is MQQLLFLSVIVVSLAHGGVQEYFILRGDIYIGPGQDTLLIDEDFTQDGNIIIYGDGVLIVDDAKLTISGHVWAQDQGKAVFRNNAWLHFNQFYVGQYYVFLIGSSEFEASDATVDANGVMHYAQLHDDCIYTAVRTDFPDWTFRKVFDRATLILEDVDHVGDIMVDDSCLVHFTSCDTLMPWLETCDGSIIDIEFPDPDYVEHFEFSESTPGVDGIGFTFIVDQCSRCWWSLESQPGSSVTINNSVIRGSCVRIPGSNTVNIQNIENNSYFSHLLVPLEDRLLEYNNTYVYWWNWYPMENTIFNIDSSIFGELIGRGVSETYATNCVHDGATICLSVTDSAFVSFADGTSLAFISSFERGTMLLTNSSVTPMWPYQSTNIAHDHSAILAVNSYFEYEPYALDTALVMVTSIDGPLSGQIDDSIDITGSAWMDTGEYNPVVFDRYTVSWAENGSSDWTVIVESNSQAYNEIIATWNTSGMNEGEYDLQLTLYSSTEDSLTAPADITLYPLGIEETLGRSNGSYLYYPNPFTAGAAFTYRITENEVVVLRVFDLCGRLVDTVVNETQAAGDHSVTWESSDMSDQDIASGVYLCDFHVGDEFSQTGKFVLYR, encoded by the coding sequence ATGCAGCAGTTATTATTCCTGTCAGTCATTGTGGTTTCACTTGCGCATGGAGGAGTTCAGGAATATTTCATTCTGAGAGGAGACATCTATATAGGGCCGGGGCAGGACACTTTGCTCATCGATGAGGATTTCACGCAGGATGGAAATATCATCATTTACGGAGATGGAGTTCTTATTGTTGATGACGCAAAGCTGACTATTTCCGGACATGTCTGGGCTCAGGATCAGGGGAAGGCTGTTTTCAGAAACAACGCCTGGCTTCACTTCAATCAGTTCTATGTGGGTCAGTATTATGTATTTCTTATCGGCAGTTCCGAGTTCGAAGCTTCTGACGCAACCGTGGACGCAAACGGTGTAATGCACTACGCTCAGCTGCATGACGATTGCATCTATACAGCCGTACGCACGGATTTCCCGGATTGGACATTCAGAAAGGTTTTCGACAGGGCAACACTGATACTGGAAGATGTGGATCACGTTGGGGATATTATGGTTGACGATTCCTGCCTTGTTCATTTCACGAGTTGCGATACACTCATGCCATGGCTGGAAACCTGTGACGGTTCCATTATTGATATCGAGTTTCCGGATCCGGATTATGTCGAGCATTTCGAATTCTCCGAAAGCACACCAGGTGTTGACGGGATAGGTTTTACGTTCATTGTCGATCAGTGCAGCAGGTGCTGGTGGTCTCTAGAATCTCAGCCTGGTTCCTCAGTTACGATAAACAACTCTGTAATAAGAGGCTCATGCGTCAGAATACCAGGTTCCAATACAGTCAATATTCAGAATATTGAGAACAACAGTTATTTCTCACATCTGCTGGTTCCTCTGGAAGACAGACTGCTTGAATACAACAACACTTACGTTTACTGGTGGAACTGGTATCCGATGGAAAACACAATATTCAATATTGATTCCAGTATCTTCGGTGAATTGATTGGAAGAGGCGTTTCTGAAACCTATGCCACGAATTGCGTTCATGACGGTGCTACGATATGCCTGAGCGTAACGGACAGCGCCTTTGTCTCGTTTGCAGATGGAACCAGCCTTGCTTTCATATCTTCCTTCGAGAGGGGAACAATGCTGCTTACGAACTCCTCCGTTACACCCATGTGGCCTTATCAGTCTACAAATATCGCTCATGATCATTCTGCTATCCTGGCAGTCAACTCATATTTTGAATACGAACCTTATGCGCTGGATACCGCTCTTGTAATGGTAACCTCGATAGACGGGCCATTATCCGGACAGATTGACGACAGTATTGATATTACAGGCTCCGCATGGATGGATACAGGAGAATACAATCCTGTGGTATTCGACAGATACACTGTCTCCTGGGCTGAAAATGGTAGTTCGGACTGGACAGTGATCGTGGAATCGAATAGTCAGGCGTACAATGAGATCATTGCCACATGGAATACATCAGGAATGAACGAGGGTGAGTACGACCTTCAACTTACTCTGTACAGTAGCACTGAGGACAGTCTGACAGCGCCGGCTGATATCACGCTGTATCCCCTCGGGATCGAAGAAACACTTGGTCGGAGCAATGGTTCTTATCTGTATTACCCGAACCCGTTCACTGCGGGAGCAGCATTCACTTACAGAATTACAGAGAATGAAGTTGTAGTGCTTCGTGTCTTTGATTTGTGTGGTCGTCTTGTTGATACAGTAGTGAATGAGACTCAGGCAGCTGGAGATCATTCGGTGACCTGGGAATCCTCTGATATGTCCGATCAGGATATAGCCTCAGGAGTCTATCTCTGTGATTTCCATGTCGGGGATGAATTCTCACAGACCGGAAAATTCGTTCTCTACAGGTAG